In Bacillus sp. FJAT-45037, the following are encoded in one genomic region:
- a CDS encoding STAS domain-containing protein, which yields MSLYKFFKENTWNLTEQWYDELDKTQEGVYSSTVEVIIQRLKDQNHQFHVNFAELFNDEETDAMARFNSWLDEIAQDQSHLDSRLDQIIGEFMNVQELYYQLIQQYVAYNNHEATHTQVYAWNRVITSSFKTIIQEFSKRHMEESERLLKSQQEMITELSSPIIRINQHIAILPLIGDIDTYRARVIFDQALNECNTLGVEHLVIDLSGVPIIDTMVANQIFQVVSGLELIGTNVGLSGIRPEIAQTAIQLGINFKHLKTYSSLAQALSKIMGSKQSM from the coding sequence ATGAGCCTTTATAAATTTTTTAAAGAAAACACTTGGAATCTAACAGAACAGTGGTATGACGAATTAGATAAAACACAAGAAGGGGTGTATAGTTCTACTGTTGAAGTGATAATTCAGCGGTTAAAAGATCAAAATCATCAATTCCACGTGAACTTTGCTGAACTTTTTAATGATGAGGAAACAGATGCAATGGCCAGGTTTAATAGCTGGTTAGATGAGATTGCGCAAGATCAATCACATTTAGATAGTCGCTTGGATCAGATTATTGGAGAATTTATGAATGTCCAAGAGTTATATTATCAATTGATTCAGCAGTACGTTGCATACAACAATCATGAAGCTACACATACTCAAGTCTATGCTTGGAACCGAGTCATCACATCTTCATTTAAAACGATTATCCAAGAATTTAGCAAAAGGCATATGGAAGAATCTGAACGTCTCTTGAAGTCTCAGCAAGAAATGATTACAGAATTAAGTTCACCAATCATTCGAATTAATCAACATATTGCAATCCTGCCATTGATTGGGGACATTGATACCTACCGAGCTCGCGTGATTTTTGATCAAGCGCTTAATGAGTGTAATACTCTTGGAGTCGAACACCTAGTCATTGATTTATCCGGTGTCCCAATTATTGACACGATGGTCGCTAATCAAATTTTCCAAGTCGTCAGTGGACTTGAACTAATCGGTACAAATGTTGGATTATCAGGTATTCGTCCAGAGATTGCACAAACTGCCATCCAGTTAGGTATAAACTTTAAACACTTAAAAACCTACTCTTCATTAGCGCAAGCCCTTTCTAAAATTATGGGCTCTAAACAATCAATGTAA
- a CDS encoding efflux RND transporter periplasmic adaptor subunit has product MKKKSKIIVGVCAFGVLLAGGIGAGFYFSGDRQVSAMLEEPWVEQVSNMSFYEDFAASAFSGKIEPEKHEKVYYEPEKGTIKEVFVEEGDLIEEGMELFVYEPLDDSSLELEQLKLQLDMSYLQINQIDKKKKKLDQSLKTAVDKEEKELIQEEIDQIQFDLRMANLEAGQLQKQLANLDKEAESTVVLSKSNGIVQSINQDVIDGASLEQSPGAFIQIVSTGSYLIKSQINEFLLDSIEVGQNMKITKKTGGEEQWTGEVIDIGKLPIGDDQNDQMMDYYSESNPQSSNYPFTILLSEHEGLEIGFHVNIEPITESDGNTSDVVRIMQDFVVVENGESYVWRVDENEEATKQIVETGAEFEEDYSIEIVSGVSLEDYLVYPDPSVTEGKKVTIYHDSFE; this is encoded by the coding sequence ATGAAAAAGAAGAGTAAGATCATTGTTGGGGTTTGTGCATTTGGTGTGTTGCTAGCTGGAGGGATTGGTGCAGGCTTTTATTTTTCAGGAGATCGTCAGGTCAGTGCAATGTTAGAAGAGCCATGGGTCGAGCAAGTATCAAACATGTCTTTCTATGAAGACTTTGCCGCTTCTGCTTTTTCAGGAAAAATTGAACCAGAAAAACATGAAAAAGTTTACTATGAACCTGAAAAAGGGACGATTAAGGAAGTATTTGTAGAAGAAGGCGATCTGATAGAAGAAGGAATGGAGCTTTTTGTCTATGAGCCCCTTGATGATTCTTCATTAGAACTCGAACAATTAAAGCTGCAGCTAGATATGTCGTACCTGCAAATTAACCAAATAGATAAAAAGAAGAAGAAATTAGATCAGAGTTTGAAAACGGCAGTAGATAAAGAGGAGAAGGAATTAATTCAAGAAGAAATCGATCAAATTCAATTTGACTTACGGATGGCGAATCTTGAGGCTGGTCAACTACAAAAGCAACTAGCTAATCTTGATAAAGAAGCCGAATCAACGGTTGTTCTTAGTAAGAGTAATGGAATTGTCCAGTCCATCAACCAAGATGTTATTGATGGGGCAAGTCTAGAACAGTCACCGGGTGCATTTATTCAAATTGTTTCAACGGGGTCTTATTTGATAAAAAGTCAGATTAATGAATTTTTACTAGATTCAATTGAAGTTGGTCAAAATATGAAGATTACAAAAAAAACAGGCGGGGAGGAACAGTGGACGGGTGAAGTTATCGATATTGGGAAACTACCTATTGGTGATGACCAAAATGATCAGATGATGGATTATTATTCTGAGTCCAATCCGCAATCGTCGAATTATCCTTTTACGATTTTATTATCAGAACATGAGGGGTTAGAGATTGGTTTTCATGTCAATATCGAACCGATCACTGAATCCGATGGCAATACCTCAGACGTAGTTCGCATCATGCAAGATTTTGTGGTCGTGGAAAACGGAGAGTCGTATGTCTGGCGAGTCGATGAAAATGAAGAAGCGACAAAGCAAATCGTTGAAACAGGAGCAGAGTTTGAAGAAGATTATTCGATTGAAATTGTGAGTGGCGTTTCTTTAGAGGATTATCTCGTTTATCCAGATCCATCTGTAACAGAGGGAAAGAAGGTTACGATCTACCATGATTCATTTGAATAA
- a CDS encoding ABC transporter ATP-binding protein — protein sequence MIHLNNINKAYKLGKEEIPILNNITITIESGEFLAIMGPSGSGKSTLMNILGCLDKPTSGTYQLDDMDMLARKEGLVADIRNKQIGFVFQTFHLLPRLTALQNVELPLIYGKIKKKERRQRALEALEKVGLGDRVSFLPTRLSGGQKQRVAIARALVNQPKFILADEPTGALDSKSSAQILSLFKELNEEGVTVIMITHDREVAEKADRIVYIRDGKLQLNERGEVPSA from the coding sequence ATGATTCATTTGAATAACATCAATAAAGCTTACAAGCTTGGAAAAGAAGAAATACCTATTCTAAATAACATTACAATTACGATTGAATCAGGGGAGTTTCTAGCGATTATGGGCCCTTCAGGATCGGGGAAATCGACGCTAATGAATATATTAGGTTGCTTAGATAAACCGACATCAGGCACGTATCAGCTAGATGATATGGATATGCTAGCTAGAAAAGAAGGACTTGTCGCTGATATTCGAAATAAGCAAATTGGATTTGTGTTTCAGACATTCCATCTCTTGCCGCGACTGACAGCTCTACAAAATGTCGAGCTACCGTTAATCTACGGGAAAATAAAAAAGAAAGAACGCCGCCAAAGAGCATTAGAAGCGCTTGAAAAAGTAGGTCTAGGAGATCGAGTGTCCTTCTTACCAACTAGACTCTCAGGTGGTCAGAAGCAACGAGTGGCAATTGCAAGAGCACTAGTAAATCAGCCCAAATTCATTTTAGCTGATGAGCCAACGGGAGCTCTTGATTCAAAGTCCAGTGCTCAAATCTTATCCTTGTTTAAGGAATTAAATGAGGAAGGTGTTACCGTAATTATGATTACACATGATCGAGAAGTAGCAGAAAAAGCTGATCGGATTGTGTATATTCGCGATGGGAAATTGCAGTTGAATGAAAGGGGTGAGGTTCCAAGTGCTTGA
- a CDS encoding ABC transporter permease, translated as MLENIRISFQSIFAHKLRSTLTMLGVIIGIAAIIAIVSMIEGQSEALKSNLVGMGNNTINVVYEDMSMMGEGYYNTSSYLSAPPVKADTIEQIRSFEIISGISLYHESWNAPAYHLANLSYPQSYGVDSAYFELFPVTMIEGRLLSQEELVGVSQVVMINEDVQSELFPDTSPIGQFIEVKGIPFRVVGTFTDKQEGSFFYGDWSEPKMYFPIGVWPLIEGFDAPTQIAVQASSSEHIQEAGMVAADLLNSDLSPFEMESAMYNVMDLQAIAEEIAAYNMTFALLLGGIASISLLVGGIGVMNIMLVSVTERTREIGIKKALGAKRHIILMQFLTEAIVLTSMGGVLGIAGGIGIAKVISVVIGMPFMISIPAIIGSLVFSMIVGIVFGILPSLKASNLQPVDALRYE; from the coding sequence GTGCTTGAAAACATTCGAATCTCCTTTCAATCAATTTTTGCCCATAAGCTAAGGTCAACTTTAACAATGCTTGGGGTCATCATCGGGATTGCTGCGATCATTGCCATTGTCTCGATGATTGAAGGTCAAAGTGAAGCATTGAAAAGCAATTTAGTTGGAATGGGTAACAATACGATTAATGTTGTTTATGAAGATATGAGCATGATGGGGGAAGGGTACTACAACACCTCCTCTTATCTATCAGCTCCCCCTGTCAAAGCAGACACAATTGAACAGATCCGTAGTTTTGAAATTATCTCAGGGATCTCGTTGTACCACGAATCGTGGAATGCTCCGGCCTATCATTTAGCAAACCTTTCCTATCCGCAATCGTACGGAGTTGATTCTGCATACTTTGAATTATTTCCTGTGACGATGATAGAAGGTCGACTTCTTTCGCAAGAAGAGCTAGTAGGTGTCTCACAAGTAGTGATGATCAACGAAGATGTACAATCGGAATTATTCCCAGATACAAGTCCGATCGGCCAGTTTATAGAAGTAAAGGGGATTCCGTTCCGAGTCGTTGGCACATTTACCGATAAGCAAGAAGGTAGCTTCTTCTACGGAGATTGGTCTGAACCGAAAATGTATTTTCCGATTGGTGTATGGCCATTGATTGAGGGATTTGATGCACCAACGCAAATCGCTGTTCAAGCAAGCTCTTCAGAACATATTCAAGAAGCAGGTATGGTCGCAGCCGACTTACTAAACAGTGACCTGTCTCCATTCGAGATGGAAAGCGCAATGTATAATGTGATGGACCTACAAGCAATTGCTGAAGAAATTGCTGCGTACAACATGACATTTGCACTGTTGCTTGGAGGGATTGCGAGTATTTCCTTACTTGTGGGGGGGATTGGCGTAATGAATATCATGCTTGTTTCTGTTACTGAGAGAACGAGAGAAATCGGGATTAAAAAAGCTCTCGGTGCCAAACGACATATCATCCTTATGCAGTTCTTAACGGAAGCCATCGTGTTAACAAGTATGGGCGGAGTGCTAGGAATTGCTGGAGGTATAGGCATTGCTAAAGTTATCTCTGTTGTCATCGGTATGCCATTTATGATCTCTATTCCGGCTATCATAGGCTCATTAGTCTTTTCTATGATCGTAGGAATTGTATTTGGAATATTACCTTCATTAAAAGCATCCAACCTTCAACCTGTTGATGCGTTAAGGTATGAATAA
- a CDS encoding sugar O-acetyltransferase, producing the protein MKTEKEKMLAGEMYNPADPVLLKEREEARRKVRVYNETAETEGQRRSGILKELLGSTGENVYMEPNIRFDYGYNTHVGENFFANFDCTILDVCEVTFGDNCMLAPGVQIYTATHPLHPTERNIGKEYAKPITFGNNVWIGGAAIVNPGVTVGNNVVIASGTVVTKDVPDNVVVGGNPARIIKHIEL; encoded by the coding sequence GTGAAAACGGAAAAAGAGAAAATGCTAGCAGGGGAAATGTACAATCCAGCTGATCCAGTTTTGTTGAAAGAACGTGAGGAAGCAAGGCGGAAAGTTAGGGTATATAATGAAACAGCAGAAACTGAAGGGCAAAGACGGAGTGGCATCTTAAAGGAATTATTAGGTTCTACAGGAGAAAACGTATATATGGAGCCGAATATTCGTTTTGATTATGGATATAACACGCACGTAGGAGAAAACTTTTTTGCCAATTTCGATTGCACGATCTTAGATGTATGTGAAGTGACATTCGGAGATAATTGTATGTTAGCGCCTGGCGTACAAATCTATACGGCGACACATCCTCTTCATCCAACTGAGCGTAATATCGGTAAAGAATATGCAAAGCCAATTACATTTGGAAACAATGTGTGGATAGGTGGAGCTGCAATAGTGAACCCCGGTGTAACTGTCGGAAACAACGTGGTAATCGCATCGGGAACAGTAGTGACTAAAGATGTACCAGATAATGTAGTAGTCGGTGGCAACCCAGCACGAATCATTAAACACATTGAATTATAG
- a CDS encoding DUF2398 family protein, whose translation MLADLLDGNIQQFDTDQEQEVLYETTVYSKYFIRAFPEDLTEFTNWRGLLQEDWKIQQEDERRKRVYRQLFFSPAVHRTSVGDADFTYIRTFRNRIMEDIEKHSQFQLRLYKNTALLTSAEPNYRYDYFPDNKAVTDIMLRISHHLYENRSSFTPLETGDLLMTS comes from the coding sequence TTGTTAGCAGACCTTCTCGACGGGAATATTCAGCAATTTGATACTGATCAGGAGCAAGAGGTTCTTTATGAAACAACCGTCTATAGTAAATATTTTATCCGGGCGTTTCCAGAGGATTTAACTGAATTTACAAATTGGCGCGGCTTACTTCAAGAAGATTGGAAGATTCAGCAGGAGGACGAGCGAAGAAAACGTGTCTATCGTCAGTTGTTTTTCTCGCCAGCTGTTCACCGGACATCAGTGGGAGATGCGGACTTTACCTACATACGGACGTTTCGTAATCGGATTATGGAGGACATTGAAAAGCATAGCCAATTTCAGCTTAGGCTTTATAAAAATACAGCGTTATTAACATCAGCCGAGCCAAATTACCGATATGACTACTTTCCAGACAATAAAGCTGTGACGGATATTATGTTGCGTATCTCTCATCACCTGTATGAAAATCGCTCGTCGTTTACTCCGTTAGAAACGGGTGATTTATTGATGACTTCATGA
- a CDS encoding Fic family protein codes for MSDEMPVNPEMAANSVVRGAMLHANFVGIHPFIDGNGRTSRLLLNVELMKDGFPPVVIKVENRLAYYEALDKAHTQKEYDDFIELVKREVEDSLDLYLSAINKSV; via the coding sequence TTGTCTGATGAGATGCCTGTCAATCCTGAGATGGCAGCCAATTCAGTTGTCCGTGGTGCAATGTTACACGCTAACTTTGTCGGAATTCACCCATTCATAGATGGGAACGGACGGACGTCACGCTTATTATTGAATGTAGAGCTGATGAAAGATGGTTTTCCACCAGTTGTGATTAAAGTAGAAAACCGACTAGCGTATTACGAAGCGTTAGATAAAGCACATACACAGAAAGAATATGATGATTTTATTGAATTAGTCAAAAGAGAAGTAGAAGATTCATTAGACCTCTATTTGAGTGCTATAAATAAGAGTGTTTAG
- a CDS encoding iron chaperone: protein MKAIADFLKEIDDPLHRERTEEILTWVGDHYPHLETEIKWNQPMFTDHGTFIIGFSISKKHVAVAPERVAITHVEDDIGKAGYDYTKELIRIPWNKQVDYSLLEKMIDFNLTDKADCTTFWRKS, encoded by the coding sequence ATGAAAGCTATTGCGGATTTTTTAAAGGAGATTGATGACCCTCTACATCGCGAACGAACGGAAGAAATCTTGACGTGGGTAGGTGATCACTATCCTCATTTAGAGACAGAGATCAAATGGAATCAACCGATGTTTACCGATCATGGCACATTTATTATTGGCTTTAGCATATCAAAAAAGCATGTAGCCGTTGCTCCTGAAAGAGTAGCCATCACACATGTCGAGGATGATATTGGGAAAGCCGGATATGACTATACAAAGGAGTTAATCCGCATCCCTTGGAACAAGCAGGTTGATTATTCATTACTTGAGAAGATGATTGATTTTAATCTGACGGATAAGGCAGACTGTACAACATTCTGGCGAAAATCGTAG
- a CDS encoding TetR/AcrR family transcriptional regulator translates to MSESKKSSKDKIIDTASRLFQKQGYYATGLNQIIQESGAPKGSLYYYFPNGKEELASVAVGRTADLVTMRIQEGLKDYDDPIEAIQQFILNLANAFKSYETKQGLPVASVALETAQTSEVIRQSCQQAYEKWHEVFAKKLVESGFEEKKALELGLVINAMIEGAFIIVITTKDCEPLRQIARYIPNLCQ, encoded by the coding sequence ATGTCTGAATCAAAGAAGTCATCAAAAGATAAAATTATTGATACAGCTTCCCGATTATTCCAAAAACAAGGATATTATGCTACAGGGTTGAACCAGATTATACAAGAAAGTGGTGCACCTAAGGGATCGTTGTATTATTATTTCCCGAATGGAAAAGAGGAGTTAGCTAGTGTAGCTGTTGGTCGTACGGCTGACTTAGTGACAATGCGAATTCAAGAGGGATTAAAAGATTACGACGATCCCATCGAAGCAATCCAACAATTTATTCTGAATTTAGCTAATGCATTTAAGAGTTATGAAACCAAACAAGGCTTACCTGTTGCCTCGGTTGCATTAGAAACGGCACAGACAAGTGAAGTCATTCGCCAGTCTTGCCAACAAGCATATGAGAAGTGGCATGAAGTCTTTGCTAAAAAGTTAGTAGAGTCAGGATTTGAGGAGAAAAAGGCGCTAGAATTAGGGTTAGTTATTAATGCGATGATTGAAGGAGCCTTTATCATTGTGATAACGACAAAGGATTGTGAACCTTTGAGGCAAATCGCTCGGTACATTCCAAATTTATGCCAATAA
- a CDS encoding SDR family oxidoreductase, with product MSKDILVTGATGNIGYCVVCELVAKKSKVRVAVRNIEKDRVAFTGLDVELVEFDFMNPTLFDHALDGVQKVFLIRPPQLAKPKKDMQPFIERMKEKKIKQIVFVSLMGVEKNPIVPHRKIENLIRESGIVYTFLRPGFFMQNLNTTHREDIALRNELFIPVGKAKTSFIDTRDIAAVAATCLLEEGHIWREYTLTGSEAIDYNEVALILSKTLGRKIEYKNPGVYEFRRTLIKRGIKKEFANVMTMLYVLTRLGKAEKVTNEVKDILKRDPISFEQFANDFQEGWN from the coding sequence ATGAGCAAAGATATTTTGGTCACAGGTGCAACAGGTAACATTGGTTATTGTGTGGTTTGTGAGTTAGTAGCCAAAAAATCAAAGGTTCGAGTCGCAGTTCGTAATATTGAAAAAGATAGGGTTGCATTTACTGGTTTAGATGTGGAGCTTGTAGAATTTGATTTCATGAATCCAACTTTATTTGATCACGCTTTAGATGGAGTTCAAAAGGTATTTTTAATTCGTCCACCGCAGCTAGCCAAACCGAAAAAGGATATGCAGCCTTTCATAGAAAGGATGAAAGAAAAGAAGATTAAGCAAATTGTCTTTGTCTCGTTAATGGGTGTTGAGAAAAATCCAATCGTACCTCACCGGAAAATTGAAAACCTTATTCGGGAATCTGGTATCGTTTATACGTTTTTAAGACCTGGATTTTTTATGCAGAATTTAAATACAACTCATCGTGAGGATATAGCTTTACGAAATGAACTTTTTATACCAGTTGGTAAGGCAAAAACTAGCTTTATAGATACAAGAGATATTGCCGCTGTTGCTGCGACTTGCTTGTTAGAAGAAGGGCATATATGGCGAGAGTATACATTAACAGGATCAGAAGCGATTGACTATAATGAAGTGGCTCTTATCTTGTCCAAAACACTTGGGAGAAAAATAGAATATAAAAATCCCGGAGTGTACGAATTTCGTAGAACATTGATTAAAAGAGGCATAAAGAAGGAATTTGCCAATGTCATGACAATGCTTTATGTATTAACTAGATTAGGTAAAGCTGAGAAAGTAACAAATGAGGTGAAAGATATTTTGAAACGAGATCCTATATCATTTGAGCAATTTGCAAACGATTTTCAAGAAGGTTGGAATTAA
- a CDS encoding DUF6069 family protein: MYEKKFRSYLKVGLLAGLITAILANIGFVLLSLLFGHEFGFVGQDRDTLYIVFITFATFIAVFISSIIFYLLQKFTKNPIAWFIVLVVLGFLFNTYTAEVDLHEQYKMTAHILHLLVSVLSVYIVPKLSRE, from the coding sequence ATGTATGAGAAAAAATTTAGGTCCTATTTAAAAGTAGGTTTACTCGCAGGTCTTATTACAGCGATACTCGCTAACATAGGATTTGTTTTACTAAGTCTATTGTTCGGCCATGAATTTGGGTTTGTTGGCCAAGACCGCGATACCCTTTATATCGTGTTTATTACATTTGCCACATTCATCGCAGTTTTTATAAGTAGTATCATCTTTTACTTATTGCAAAAGTTTACAAAAAATCCTATAGCTTGGTTTATTGTACTTGTCGTTTTAGGATTTTTATTTAATACCTACACTGCAGAAGTCGACTTACACGAACAATATAAAATGACTGCACATATTTTACATTTGCTAGTTAGTGTTCTTTCAGTCTATATTGTTCCGAAGTTATCTAGGGAATAA
- a CDS encoding tyrosine-type recombinase/integrase, protein MEYVEPIKEIEKIDEMKVELKKKSDRDLLLFVLGINTGIRVSDLLQLKVEDVWDGVNPTDFIFVFEETSAKRKAHFLNTKVKLAISNYLLNLELGQDDYLFKSKKNNLPITRQQAYRIINHAAKEVGIPGNIGTHTLRKTFGYHAYRKGTAISILKSIYNHSTSSDTLRYIGIDENEEQLIKIDVNL, encoded by the coding sequence TTGGAATATGTTGAGCCTATAAAAGAAATCGAGAAAATAGATGAAATGAAAGTAGAATTAAAGAAGAAATCGGATAGAGACCTGCTTCTTTTTGTACTTGGAATTAATACTGGAATAAGGGTTAGTGACTTACTACAACTTAAGGTTGAAGACGTATGGGATGGGGTTAATCCTACAGATTTTATTTTTGTATTTGAAGAAACGAGTGCCAAAAGAAAAGCACATTTCTTGAATACAAAAGTAAAATTAGCAATTAGTAACTATTTACTAAATTTAGAACTGGGACAAGATGATTATTTGTTTAAGTCTAAGAAAAACAATCTACCCATCACACGTCAACAAGCGTACCGAATTATTAATCATGCTGCTAAGGAAGTGGGGATACCAGGTAATATCGGTACTCATACACTTAGAAAGACGTTTGGTTATCATGCATATCGGAAAGGTACTGCGATTTCCATATTGAAATCTATCTATAATCACTCTACTTCATCTGACACTCTACGCTATATTGGTATAGATGAAAATGAAGAACAACTTATTAAAATAGATGTGAACTTATAA